A genomic window from Fusarium verticillioides 7600 chromosome 5, whole genome shotgun sequence includes:
- a CDS encoding adenosine deaminase, whose translation MADEHTMSTEEWEEVSQDIPSLSDPFLQQYLTGRANLMSQEQKSRADASFRASLSPIAKRASDIVDRIRDQENDSIWTPQVEEELAQAGNECIFPGMMFMLAKDRMEKTNLWKIVRRMPKGALLHAHMDAMVNFDFLFDELLKMPGMHMCSDRPLNTEESREDAVPSFRYRTKSGTDGSIWEESYKPNAFVPLPKAADEFPHGGRPGFLKWLKGRCTLSVTDSHEQHHGVDAIWVKFGKCFLVCATIIHYEPMFRIFLRELMKNLKDDGVNWAELRFTWPLNYCRDKKEEPEKDYIHMFEVLREEIDNFKKSPEGKGFWGLTTIWTSLRSWPTRLIVENMDCCIATKIAFPDLIAGYDLVGPEDLGRPLSDLLPELFWFRKQCSMEGVNLPFFFHAGETLGDGTDTDNNVFDAILLGTRRIGHGFSLFKHPLLIDMVKDKRILIESCPISNEVLRLCGSVTAHPLPALLARGVACSLCNDDPAMLGQDTAGMSHDFWQALQGWKNLGLAGLGSLAENSVRWAAFEDQSQADWINDIKQASLGTNVKAKRMQEWQIEWEKFCLWIVEEFGDEFGDEKEKEKASDA comes from the exons ATGGCGGACGAGCATACCATGTCCACTGAAGAGTGGGAGGAAGTCTCTCAAGACATCCCCTCACTCTCGGACCCTTTCCTTCAGCAATATCTCACAGGCCGAGCAAACCTCATGAGTCAAGAACAAAAGTCTCGCGCAGATGCCTCCTTCAGAGCCTCTCTTTCACCTATTGCCAAGCGCGCGAGTGACATTGTCGACCGCATCCGTGACCAGGAGAATGACTCCATCTGGACCCCTCAAGTCGAGGAAGAGCTAGCCCAAGCAGGAAACGAGTGCATTTTCCCCGGAATGATGTTCATGCTGGCCAAAGATCGCATGGAGAAGACGAACCTCTGGAAGATTGTTCGACGCATGCCAAAGGGAGCGCTGCTTCACGCTCACATGGATGCCATGGTCAACTTTGACTTTCTCTTTGACGAGCTTCTGAAAATGCCAGGAATGCACATGTGCAGCGACCGACCTCTCAACACTGAAGAATCGCGAGAGGATGCAGTCCCTAGCTTCCGATACAGAACCAAGTCGGGCACTGATGGATCTATCTGGGAAGAGAGCTACAAGCCTAATGCCTTTGTGCCACTTCCCAAGGCTGCAGATGAGTTTCCCCATGGTGGACGACCTGGCTTTCTCAAGTGGCTGAAGGGCCGATGCACTCTTTCCGTCACAGACAGCCATGAGCAACACCATGGAGTCGATGCCATTTGGGTCAAGTTTGGAAAGTGTTTTCTCGTTTGCGCCACCATCATTCACTATGAACCCATGTTCCGGATCTTCCTCCGCGAACTCatgaagaacctcaaggaTGACGGTGTCAACTGGGCTGAACTTCG ATTCACTTGGCCACTTAACTATTGCCGTGATAAGAAagaggagcctgagaaagACTACATTCACATGTTTGAGGTTCTGCGCGAAGAGATCGATAACTTCAAGAAATCGCCGGAGGGCAAGGGTTTCTGGGGTCTCACCACTATTTGGACTTCTCTGAGAAGCTGGCCGACCCGCCTGATCGTAGAGAACATGGACTGCTGCATCGCTACCAAGATTGCTTTCCCTGACCTCATTGCTGGTTATGATTTGGTTGGTCCCGAAGATCTGGGCCGACCCCTTTCTGATCTGCTCCCTGAGCTTTTCTGGTTCCGCAAGCAGTGCTCCATGGAAGGCGTCAACCTCccgttcttcttccatgcaGGAGAGACACTTGGGGATGGCACTGACACTGATAACAATGTGTTTGATGCGATCTTACTTGGCACCCGACGCATCGGCCACGGCTTCAGTCTCTTCAAACACCCCCTGCTGATCGATATGGTCAAGGATAAACGTATTCTCATTGAGTCGTGCCCCATCTCGAACGAGGTCCTCCGCCTCTGTGGCTCCGTAACAGCCCATCCCCTGCCCGCCCTTTTGGCTCGTGGTGTTGCTTGCAGTCTGTGTAACGATGATCCCGCTATGCTCGGGCAAGACACAGCCGGCATGTCACACGACTTCTGGCAGGCTCTCCAGGGGTGGAAGAACCTTGGTCTCGCAGGCCTTGGCAGTCTCGCGGAGAATAGCGTTAGATGGGCCGCTTTTGAGGACCAGAGCCAGGCTGACTGGATCAACGACATCAAACAGGCTAGTCTTGGGACgaatgtcaaggccaagagaatgCAAGAGTGGCAGATCGAGTGGGAGAAGTTTTGTCTCTGGATTGTAGAggagtttggtgatgaaTTTGGAGatgaaaaggagaaagaaaaggccaGCGATGCCTAG